A single region of the Devosia sp. FJ2-5-3 genome encodes:
- a CDS encoding aldo/keto reductase has translation MKTDLPTRPLGKTGLDITRVGIGAWAMGGNMWGPQDDAKSDAAIRHAIELGINWIDTAAVYGNGHSEEVIGQTLRKLPADRRPLVFTKGGIVRDSEGKNPRRIGERNHLRGELENSLKRLGVETIDLYQMHWPSDDVGLEEYWGALLELKAEGKVRNVGLSNHSVEQLAKAEAIGHVETLQPPFSMIKRQTAAEILPWCHQHGTGVICYSPMQAGLLTGTFTAERASALADNDWRRESPEFQGDALVANLALADGLKPIAQKHGTSVSSVALAWVLSWPGLTAAIVGARSPAQVDGWIDAARLELDADDLETIAQSIERTGAGSGPSRLA, from the coding sequence ATGAAAACTGATTTGCCAACGCGCCCATTGGGCAAGACCGGCCTCGACATCACCCGCGTCGGGATCGGCGCCTGGGCCATGGGCGGCAATATGTGGGGGCCGCAGGACGACGCGAAATCCGACGCTGCCATTCGCCATGCCATCGAGCTCGGGATCAACTGGATCGACACAGCCGCCGTCTATGGCAATGGCCATTCCGAAGAGGTGATCGGCCAGACGCTGCGGAAACTGCCGGCCGACAGGCGTCCGCTGGTCTTCACCAAGGGCGGCATCGTGCGCGACAGCGAGGGCAAGAACCCGCGCCGGATCGGCGAGCGCAATCATCTGCGCGGAGAGCTTGAGAATTCGCTCAAGCGGCTGGGGGTCGAGACCATCGATCTCTACCAGATGCATTGGCCATCGGACGATGTTGGACTGGAAGAGTATTGGGGGGCGCTGCTCGAGCTCAAGGCCGAGGGCAAGGTGCGCAATGTGGGCCTTTCCAACCACAGCGTCGAGCAGCTCGCCAAGGCAGAGGCGATTGGGCATGTCGAGACGCTGCAGCCGCCTTTTTCGATGATCAAGCGGCAGACTGCCGCCGAAATCCTGCCCTGGTGCCATCAGCATGGGACCGGCGTGATCTGCTATAGCCCCATGCAGGCAGGACTTCTCACAGGCACATTTACCGCCGAGCGGGCCTCCGCTCTGGCCGATAATGACTGGCGCCGGGAAAGCCCGGAATTCCAGGGGGACGCCCTCGTGGCGAACCTGGCCCTGGCCGACGGCCTCAAGCCGATCGCGCAAAAGCACGGCACCAGCGTTTCGAGCGTGGCGCTGGCCTGGGTCCTGTCCTGGCCGGGCCTGACGGCGGCGATCGTCGGCGCCCGTTCGCCGGCGCAGGTGGATGGCTGGATCGATGCAGCCCGGCTCGAACTGGATGCGGACGATCTCGAGACCATCGCCCAGTCCATCGAGCGGACCGGGGCAGGCTCGGGCCCCTCGCGCCTGGCCTGA
- a CDS encoding monovalent cation/H+ antiporter subunit A has translation MTPSVLLLFVVLVPFMASVLAAALPSNARNAEAWLAGAVAVFGLGSMIWLFPQIADGSVIRHDVAWLPEMGLNLVFRLDGFSWLFGILITGVGFLVVLYARYYMSPKDPVPRFFSFFLAFMGSMLGLVLSGNIIQLVVFWELTSIFSFLLIGYWFHLAQARDGARMALTVTGLGGLGLLVGMLIVGHIVGSYDLDVVLNSGDLIRNSDLYLPALGFVLLGALTKSAQFPFHFWLPQAMAAPTPVSAYLHSATMVKAGVFLLVRFWPVMAGTDAWFWVVTFAGMATLIFGAYAAIFQTDLKGLLAYSTISHLGLITTLLGMSSPLAAVAAIFHIANHATFKASLFMAAGIIDHETGTRDIRRLSGLFRFMPFTATLAMVASAAMAGVPLLNGFLSKEMFFAETAQRDANPFVNIALPLGATIAGIFAVVYSLRFVHGVFFGPAPVGLDKEPHEPPALMRRPIEILVLLCLLVGIIPGITMAPFLAAAVLSVVGPDTPYYSLSIWHGWNLALFMSLLALVGGALLYWALYRYLAKGIDGAPLIRQFKGQRIFERIMLTVTSKWARTLEGVLGTRRLQPQLMLLFFIATLAAGVSLLGGIGQVNFSMDGFDPAFTMMWAIGIVCAVMAAQQAKFHRLVSLVLMGGAGLVVCMTFVWFSAPDLAVTQLLVEIVTTVLILLGLRWLPKRVEQNRDETLLMRAQLRRYRDLTISIVAGLGLGLTAYAVMTRQLPAGISDFFLENSYTLGGGTNVVNVMLVDFRAFDTMGEITVLGIVALTVFALLRRFRPAADSVGKTEQQKIQAAFDDKQPEREVGDTVKEYLLIPAVMMNWMFPVIIVLAAYFFLRGHDQPGGGFAAGIVMSIGFILQYMAGGTRWTEERLRILPLKWIGTGLVLAVLIGVVPQIMGYPFMTTGFQYLDVPLIGKVPMASALIFDLGVFVLVLGATVLILIALAHQSVRSPKAARMPAPPIREIEVSADAPVEKP, from the coding sequence ATGACGCCATCCGTCTTGTTGCTCTTCGTTGTGCTCGTGCCCTTCATGGCCAGTGTACTGGCCGCAGCCCTGCCCTCGAACGCGCGCAATGCGGAAGCCTGGTTGGCCGGCGCGGTCGCGGTGTTTGGCCTGGGGTCCATGATCTGGCTCTTCCCCCAGATCGCCGATGGCAGCGTCATTCGCCACGACGTGGCCTGGCTTCCGGAAATGGGCCTGAACCTCGTCTTCCGGCTTGACGGCTTTTCCTGGCTCTTCGGCATCCTGATTACCGGCGTCGGTTTCCTCGTCGTGCTCTATGCACGCTATTACATGTCGCCCAAGGACCCGGTCCCGCGCTTCTTCTCGTTCTTCCTGGCTTTCATGGGCTCGATGCTCGGCCTCGTGCTTTCGGGCAACATCATCCAGCTGGTGGTGTTCTGGGAGCTGACCAGCATCTTCTCGTTCCTTCTGATCGGCTACTGGTTCCATCTGGCGCAGGCGCGCGACGGCGCCCGCATGGCGCTGACGGTGACCGGCCTTGGCGGGCTCGGCCTGCTCGTCGGCATGTTGATCGTGGGCCATATCGTGGGCTCCTACGATCTCGACGTGGTGCTCAATTCGGGCGATCTCATCCGCAACAGCGATCTCTACCTTCCGGCGCTGGGCTTCGTGCTCCTTGGCGCGCTGACCAAGAGCGCGCAGTTCCCGTTCCACTTCTGGCTGCCTCAGGCCATGGCGGCGCCGACCCCGGTTTCGGCCTATCTGCACTCGGCCACCATGGTGAAAGCCGGCGTGTTTCTCCTGGTGCGGTTCTGGCCCGTCATGGCCGGCACCGACGCCTGGTTCTGGGTCGTGACCTTTGCCGGCATGGCGACGTTGATCTTTGGCGCCTATGCGGCGATCTTCCAGACCGATCTCAAGGGGCTGCTCGCCTATTCGACCATCTCGCATCTGGGGCTGATCACCACGCTCCTGGGCATGTCGAGCCCGCTGGCGGCGGTGGCGGCGATCTTCCACATCGCCAATCACGCCACCTTCAAGGCCTCGCTGTTCATGGCAGCCGGTATCATCGACCACGAGACCGGCACGCGCGATATCCGAAGACTGAGCGGGCTCTTCCGCTTCATGCCCTTCACAGCGACCCTCGCCATGGTGGCGAGCGCGGCCATGGCCGGCGTGCCGCTGCTCAACGGCTTCCTTTCCAAGGAAATGTTCTTCGCCGAAACAGCCCAGCGCGACGCCAATCCCTTCGTCAATATCGCATTGCCGCTGGGCGCGACGATCGCGGGCATCTTCGCCGTGGTCTATTCGCTGCGCTTCGTGCACGGCGTGTTCTTCGGCCCGGCCCCCGTGGGCCTCGACAAGGAGCCGCACGAGCCCCCTGCCCTGATGCGCCGGCCGATCGAAATCCTTGTCCTGCTCTGCCTTCTCGTCGGCATCATCCCCGGCATCACCATGGCGCCGTTCCTGGCGGCCGCGGTGCTGTCGGTCGTCGGGCCGGATACGCCCTATTATTCGCTCTCGATCTGGCACGGCTGGAACCTGGCGCTGTTCATGAGCCTTTTGGCCCTGGTTGGTGGCGCCCTCCTTTATTGGGCGCTCTACCGCTATCTGGCCAAGGGCATCGACGGCGCGCCGCTGATCCGCCAGTTCAAGGGGCAGCGCATCTTCGAGCGCATCATGCTGACGGTCACCTCCAAATGGGCGCGCACGCTCGAAGGCGTTCTCGGCACGCGCCGGCTGCAGCCGCAATTGATGCTGCTGTTCTTTATCGCAACGCTCGCTGCCGGCGTGTCGCTGCTGGGGGGCATCGGGCAGGTCAATTTCTCGATGGACGGGTTCGACCCCGCCTTCACCATGATGTGGGCCATCGGCATAGTCTGCGCCGTCATGGCGGCACAGCAGGCCAAGTTCCACCGGCTTGTGTCACTGGTGCTGATGGGCGGGGCCGGCCTTGTCGTCTGCATGACCTTTGTGTGGTTCTCCGCCCCCGATCTGGCGGTAACCCAGCTGCTGGTCGAAATCGTCACCACCGTCCTGATCCTTCTCGGGCTGCGCTGGCTGCCCAAGCGGGTCGAGCAGAACCGCGACGAAACCCTGCTGATGCGCGCCCAATTGCGCCGCTATCGCGACCTGACCATCTCCATCGTCGCCGGCCTCGGCCTCGGGCTCACGGCCTATGCGGTGATGACCCGTCAGTTGCCGGCAGGGATTTCCGATTTCTTCCTCGAAAATTCCTACACGCTGGGCGGCGGCACCAATGTGGTCAATGTGATGCTCGTCGATTTCCGCGCCTTCGATACGATGGGCGAAATCACCGTGCTCGGCATCGTGGCGCTGACAGTCTTCGCGCTGCTGCGCCGTTTCCGTCCGGCCGCCGATTCGGTGGGCAAGACCGAACAGCAGAAGATTCAGGCCGCCTTCGACGACAAGCAGCCCGAGCGCGAGGTCGGCGACACGGTCAAGGAATATCTGCTGATCCCGGCGGTGATGATGAACTGGATGTTCCCCGTCATCATCGTCCTGGCCGCCTATTTCTTCCTGCGCGGACACGACCAGCCGGGTGGCGGCTTTGCAGCCGGCATCGTCATGTCCATCGGCTTTATCCTGCAATATATGGCCGGCGGCACGCGCTGGACCGAGGAACGCCTGCGCATCCTGCCGCTCAAATGGATCGGCACCGGGCTCGTGCTGGCGGTGCTGATCGGCGTCGTGCCGCAGATCATGGGCTATCCCTTCATGACCACGGGCTTCCAGTATCTGGACGTTCCGCTGATCGGCAAGGTGCCCATGGCCAGCGCGCTGATCTTTGATCTTGGCGTGTTCGTTCTCGTGCTCGGTGCAACCGTGCTCATCCTCATCGCGCTGGCGCACCAATCGGTCCGCTCGCCCAAGGCAGCCCGTATGCCCGCACCGCCCATAAGGGAAATTGAAGTGTCGGCAGACGCACCGGTGGAGAAGCCCTGA
- a CDS encoding Na+/H+ antiporter subunit C, whose amino-acid sequence MELVLAIGIAVLCASGIYLMLRPRTFQVIIGLSLLSYAVNLFIFSMGRLRVDAAPVIDHGTVDPALYTDPVPQALVLTAIVIGFAMTALFLVVLLVNRGLTGTDHVDGREQR is encoded by the coding sequence ATGGAACTCGTTCTCGCCATCGGCATCGCCGTTCTTTGCGCCAGCGGCATCTATCTGATGCTGCGCCCGCGCACCTTCCAGGTCATCATCGGCCTGTCGCTGCTGTCCTATGCGGTCAATCTCTTCATCTTCTCGATGGGGCGGCTGCGGGTGGATGCAGCGCCGGTCATCGACCATGGCACTGTCGACCCCGCGCTCTATACCGATCCGGTGCCGCAGGCGCTGGTCCTGACCGCCATCGTCATCGGCTTTGCCATGACGGCGCTGTTCCTCGTGGTGCTGCTGGTCAATCGTGGCCTGACCGGCACCGACCATGTCGACGGACGGGAGCAACGCTGA
- a CDS encoding monovalent cation/H+ antiporter subunit D yields MHGLAAHLPVLPILIPLITGAVLVLFDDRQRTLKAIISFTGLLILLTAAIAMVVQVSQSEGVSTISYAIGNWPVPFGIVLVADRLSAMMVLLATTLGLATLVYSLARWHTSGPSFHSLMHFLIMGLNGAFLTGDIFNLFVFFEVMLAASYGLALHGGGSARVKAGLHYVAINLAASFLFLIGAALIYGVTGTLNMADLAMKVAMVPAADRGLMEMGAAVLAVAFLIKAGTWPLGFWLPATYSVAAPPVAAIFAIMTKVGIYALLRLSTLAFGTEAGASQGFGQIVLLCGGMATIVFGVIGLLASRTPGRMASYSVLVSAGTLLASIGIGNPTTTGGALYYLVVSTLAVSAFFMLIELMDRVRIEGANVLALTLEVFGDDDEEAEEEVGLSIPGALAMLSISFCVSALLLAGFPPLAGFLAKFAIISSLFNPEGLTETGAISPWAWGLAGLMIFSGFATLIALMREGINTFWATLSDTPGPVRVLEMMPVALLLGIAVGMTIMAAPVMDYMQAAAEELYLPGGAVTRILETPLVVSVEAVH; encoded by the coding sequence ATGCACGGACTTGCCGCTCACCTTCCCGTCCTGCCCATCCTGATCCCGCTGATTACCGGCGCGGTGCTGGTGCTGTTCGACGATCGCCAGCGCACGCTGAAGGCCATTATCAGCTTTACCGGGCTGCTCATTCTGCTGACCGCGGCGATTGCCATGGTCGTCCAGGTCAGCCAGAGCGAAGGCGTTTCCACCATCAGCTACGCCATCGGCAATTGGCCGGTGCCTTTCGGCATCGTGCTAGTGGCCGATCGCCTGTCGGCGATGATGGTGCTGCTGGCGACGACGCTGGGGCTGGCAACGCTGGTCTATTCCCTGGCCCGCTGGCACACCTCGGGGCCCAGCTTCCACAGCCTGATGCACTTCCTCATCATGGGGCTCAATGGCGCGTTCCTCACCGGGGACATCTTCAACCTCTTCGTGTTCTTCGAGGTGATGCTGGCGGCCTCCTATGGCCTGGCGCTCCATGGCGGAGGCAGCGCCCGCGTCAAGGCGGGCCTGCACTATGTGGCGATCAACCTCGCAGCCTCCTTCCTTTTCCTCATCGGGGCGGCGCTCATCTATGGCGTCACCGGCACGCTGAACATGGCCGATCTCGCCATGAAAGTGGCGATGGTGCCTGCAGCCGATCGCGGGCTGATGGAAATGGGCGCGGCCGTGCTTGCCGTGGCCTTCCTCATCAAGGCCGGCACCTGGCCGCTGGGCTTCTGGCTGCCGGCGACCTATTCGGTTGCGGCTCCCCCCGTGGCGGCGATCTTTGCCATCATGACCAAGGTGGGCATCTATGCGCTGCTGCGCCTTTCGACGCTGGCCTTCGGGACGGAAGCCGGCGCGTCGCAGGGCTTCGGCCAGATCGTGCTGCTCTGCGGCGGCATGGCCACCATCGTCTTCGGGGTGATCGGACTGCTCGCCTCGCGGACACCGGGCCGCATGGCCAGCTATAGCGTCCTCGTTTCGGCGGGCACGCTGCTGGCCAGCATCGGCATCGGCAATCCGACAACGACGGGCGGCGCGCTCTATTATCTCGTGGTCTCGACCCTGGCGGTCAGCGCCTTCTTCATGCTGATCGAACTGATGGATCGCGTCCGCATCGAGGGCGCCAATGTCCTTGCCCTGACGCTCGAAGTGTTCGGCGACGATGACGAGGAAGCCGAGGAAGAGGTGGGCCTTTCGATCCCCGGCGCGCTGGCCATGCTGTCCATCAGTTTTTGCGTCTCGGCGCTGCTGCTGGCCGGCTTCCCGCCGCTGGCCGGGTTCCTCGCCAAGTTCGCCATCATCAGCAGCCTCTTCAATCCCGAAGGCCTGACCGAGACCGGGGCGATCTCGCCCTGGGCCTGGGGGCTCGCCGGCCTGATGATCTTTTCGGGCTTTGCCACGCTGATCGCGCTGATGCGCGAGGGCATCAACACTTTCTGGGCAACGCTTTCCGACACGCCCGGACCGGTGCGGGTGCTGGAGATGATGCCGGTGGCGCTGCTTCTGGGCATTGCCGTCGGCATGACGATCATGGCCGCACCGGTGATGGACTACATGCAGGCCGCAGCCGAGGAGCTGTACCTGCCTGGTGGCGCCGTCACCCGGATCCTTGAAACACCCCTGGTGGTCAGCGTGGAGGCGGTCCATTGA
- a CDS encoding Na+/H+ antiporter subunit E: MIRRHILPYPLLSLSLVVMWLLLQQSLSLGHVLLGSLIAIGAGRAMQALQPDPPRVRNPIAIIKLIFYVVADVLRSNIAVAIIAVSGRKHQPHPAFILMPLELTDKLGLAVLSIIVTATPGSAWLEYTPGHNTVLLHVLDVVDEDEWVRTVKHNYERLLMEIFE, encoded by the coding sequence ATGATCAGGCGCCACATCTTGCCCTATCCGCTGCTGTCACTGTCGCTGGTGGTGATGTGGCTGTTGCTGCAGCAGAGCCTGAGCCTCGGCCATGTCCTGCTCGGCAGCCTTATCGCCATCGGCGCCGGACGGGCCATGCAGGCGCTCCAGCCTGACCCACCGCGCGTCCGCAATCCCATCGCGATCATCAAGCTGATCTTCTATGTCGTTGCCGACGTGCTGCGCTCCAATATCGCCGTGGCGATCATCGCCGTCAGCGGACGCAAGCACCAGCCGCACCCCGCCTTTATCCTGATGCCGCTCGAATTGACCGACAAGCTTGGCCTTGCGGTACTCTCGATCATCGTCACCGCGACGCCCGGCAGCGCCTGGCTCGAATATACGCCGGGCCACAATACGGTGCTGCTCCATGTGCTCGACGTGGTGGACGAGGACGAATGGGTCCGGACCGTCAAACATAATTACGAGCGCCTGCTGATGGAGATTTTCGAGTGA
- a CDS encoding K+/H+ antiporter subunit F, which yields MSEIILHWGLTAAQMIIALAMAFAAYRIVIGPRAQDRVLALDAFYVAAMLMLMLFGIRVGSAIYFEVALIIGILGFVGTVALAKFLMRGEVIE from the coding sequence GTGAGCGAAATCATCCTTCATTGGGGACTGACTGCAGCCCAGATGATCATTGCGCTGGCCATGGCCTTTGCCGCCTACCGGATCGTTATCGGGCCGCGGGCCCAGGACCGCGTGCTGGCACTGGATGCCTTCTATGTCGCGGCCATGCTGATGCTGATGCTGTTCGGCATTCGCGTCGGCTCAGCGATCTATTTCGAGGTGGCGCTGATCATCGGCATTCTGGGTTTCGTGGGGACGGTGGCGCTGGCCAAATTCCTCATGCGCGGCGAGGTGATCGAATAA
- the mnhG gene encoding monovalent cation/H(+) antiporter subunit G, with amino-acid sequence MMDAADIPVWVAIIVVALSIAGAILTLLGCVGLARFKDFYSRVHAPTLGTSFGTIFIVMASMLYFFVSGQRPAVHELLILAFVLVTTPVTLMLLARAALYRDRAEANGNVPDPVGQDVVVEPENPAQP; translated from the coding sequence ATAATGGACGCTGCTGATATTCCCGTCTGGGTCGCCATCATCGTCGTCGCGCTGTCAATCGCAGGCGCAATATTGACGCTGCTCGGCTGCGTCGGGCTGGCGCGGTTCAAGGATTTTTACTCCCGCGTCCACGCCCCGACGCTGGGCACCAGCTTTGGCACAATCTTCATCGTCATGGCGTCGATGCTGTATTTCTTCGTGTCGGGGCAGCGGCCGGCGGTGCATGAGCTGCTGATCCTGGCCTTCGTGCTGGTGACGACGCCAGTGACGCTGATGCTCCTGGCCCGCGCTGCGCTCTATCGCGACCGCGCCGAGGCCAATGGCAATGTGCCCGATCCGGTCGGCCAGGACGTCGTGGTCGAGCCGGAAAACCCGGCACAACCCTGA
- a CDS encoding ABC-F family ATP-binding cassette domain-containing protein, translated as MAAPPLLSLQNIQLTFGGTQLLEAAELIVSPGQRIALVGRNGSGKSTLLKIAAGFIQHDAGVRFVEPSATIRYLPQEPDLAGFATTLAYVEAGMAGGDDDYRAQYLLNALGLTGTEDPTTLSGGEARRAALARVLAPQPDVLLLDEPTNHLDLPVIEWLQAELDSMRSAMVIISHDRRFLTDLSRSTVWLDRGVTRRIERGFAAFEGWRDEVLEQEEKDRHKLDRQIVREEHWLRYGVTARRKRNVGRLERLSDLRQDRREQRRAVGSVSMAVSSGRTSGALVVETENISKSYGTRPIVTEFSTRVLRGDRVGIVGPNGAGKTTLIKMLTGLSEPDSGTIKMGSALELAMLDQGRARLDPDTRLRDALTGGGSDTLLINGENKHVVGYMKDFLFTPEQANTPIGKLSGGERARVALARALALPSNFLVLDEPTNDLDLETLDLLEEMVSDYAGTVIVVSHDRDFLDRVATSIIMAEGDGLWIEYAGGYSDMVAQRGAGVSARVVEKAAKAEKARNQAAQPYPSSKRKLSFKEKHALETLPGEIEKLEARMRQLNEKLAQGNYYTSDPAGFAKDSKALAEAEAKRSAAEEQWLELELLREEIEG; from the coding sequence ATGGCCGCGCCCCCCCTTCTTTCTCTGCAGAATATCCAACTGACCTTCGGTGGCACCCAATTGCTGGAGGCTGCCGAACTCATCGTGTCGCCGGGCCAGCGCATTGCCCTTGTGGGGCGCAACGGCTCGGGCAAGTCGACCCTGCTCAAGATCGCCGCCGGCTTCATCCAGCACGATGCCGGTGTTCGCTTCGTCGAGCCCAGCGCCACGATCCGCTATCTGCCCCAGGAGCCCGATCTGGCCGGCTTTGCTACTACCTTGGCCTATGTCGAGGCGGGCATGGCGGGCGGCGACGACGATTATCGCGCCCAATATCTGCTCAATGCCCTGGGTCTCACCGGCACCGAAGATCCGACAACTCTTTCGGGCGGCGAGGCGCGCCGGGCCGCATTGGCGCGCGTCCTGGCCCCCCAGCCCGATGTGCTGCTGCTCGACGAGCCGACCAACCATCTCGACTTGCCCGTCATTGAATGGCTGCAGGCCGAGCTCGATTCCATGCGCTCCGCAATGGTGATCATCAGCCACGACCGTCGTTTCCTCACCGATCTCTCGCGCTCGACCGTCTGGCTCGACCGCGGCGTCACCCGCCGCATCGAACGCGGCTTTGCCGCCTTTGAAGGCTGGCGCGACGAGGTGCTGGAGCAGGAAGAAAAGGATCGCCACAAGCTCGATCGGCAGATCGTGCGCGAGGAGCACTGGCTGCGTTACGGCGTCACCGCTCGGCGCAAGCGCAATGTGGGTCGTCTCGAGCGCCTGTCCGATCTGCGCCAGGACCGGCGCGAGCAGCGCCGCGCCGTCGGCAGCGTCAGCATGGCCGTCTCCTCGGGGCGGACGTCGGGCGCGCTCGTGGTGGAAACGGAAAACATCTCCAAGAGCTATGGCACGAGACCCATCGTCACGGAATTTTCGACGCGCGTCCTTCGCGGCGACCGCGTCGGCATTGTCGGGCCCAATGGCGCCGGCAAGACCACGCTGATCAAGATGCTGACGGGGCTCTCCGAGCCCGATAGCGGCACCATCAAGATGGGCTCGGCGCTCGAACTGGCCATGCTGGATCAGGGGCGCGCCCGCCTCGATCCCGACACGCGCCTGCGCGATGCGCTGACCGGCGGCGGCAGCGACACGCTGCTGATTAACGGCGAGAACAAGCACGTCGTTGGCTATATGAAGGATTTCCTGTTCACGCCCGAGCAGGCCAATACCCCAATCGGCAAACTCTCGGGCGGCGAACGTGCCCGCGTGGCCCTGGCCCGCGCCCTGGCGCTGCCGTCCAACTTCCTCGTCCTCGACGAGCCGACCAACGATCTCGACCTCGAAACGCTCGACCTGCTTGAGGAAATGGTCTCCGACTATGCCGGCACCGTCATCGTCGTCAGCCACGACCGTGACTTCCTCGACCGCGTGGCGACGTCCATCATCATGGCCGAAGGCGATGGTCTTTGGATCGAATATGCCGGTGGCTATTCCGACATGGTTGCCCAGCGCGGCGCCGGCGTAAGCGCGCGCGTCGTGGAAAAGGCTGCCAAGGCCGAAAAGGCCCGCAATCAGGCGGCGCAGCCTTACCCTTCATCGAAGCGCAAGCTGAGCTTTAAGGAAAAGCACGCGCTCGAAACCCTTCCGGGTGAAATCGAAAAGCTGGAAGCCAGGATGCGTCAGCTCAACGAAAAGTTGGCCCAGGGCAATTACTACACAAGCGACCCCGCCGGCTTTGCCAAGGACAGCAAGGCCTTGGCCGAGGCCGAGGCGAAACGCAGCGCTGCCGAGGAGCAATGGCTCGAGCTCGAATTGCTGCGCGAAGAGATCGAGGGCTAG
- the rirA gene encoding iron-responsive transcriptional regulator RirA produces the protein MRMTRQSNYAIRTLVYCAVNEPQLSRVAEIARAYAISELFLFKLIKPLVENGLLQTVRGRHGGIRLGKPADQITLLDTIRLTEESFALAECFEEGADCPLIGECDLNSALREALGAFFDVLAGYTIADLASKKRSIRERLGLYDLELPTPSDAQFAEI, from the coding sequence GTGAGAATGACTCGTCAATCAAACTATGCCATCCGCACTTTGGTGTATTGCGCGGTAAACGAGCCGCAATTAAGTCGGGTTGCAGAGATTGCGAGGGCTTACGCAATTTCCGAGCTTTTCCTGTTCAAATTGATCAAGCCGCTGGTTGAGAACGGTCTTTTGCAGACTGTCAGGGGCCGGCATGGCGGCATCCGCCTCGGCAAGCCTGCCGATCAGATCACCCTGCTCGACACTATCCGCCTCACCGAAGAAAGCTTCGCCCTGGCGGAGTGCTTTGAAGAGGGTGCCGATTGCCCGCTCATCGGCGAGTGCGACCTCAATTCCGCGCTCCGCGAGGCCCTTGGGGCCTTCTTCGATGTGCTGGCGGGCTACACGATTGCCGATCTGGCCAGCAAGAAGCGCTCGATTCGTGAACGCCTCGGTCTCTACGATCTCGAATTGCCGACGCCGTCCGACGCGCAATTTGCTGAAATATGA
- a CDS encoding HU family DNA-binding protein has translation MYSYRRTQVAKTVTRAMLSEAVAEATGFARTDVGQISDRMIELIGQALMEGETVKLTGFGSLQIRSRAERVGRNPRTGTQHRITPRHTVMFTPSGRLREALDALLKDEPGTKKKPTNGDAR, from the coding sequence ATTTATTCGTACAGGAGAACGCAGGTGGCCAAGACAGTCACGCGCGCCATGCTCAGCGAAGCTGTTGCTGAGGCGACGGGTTTTGCCCGGACCGATGTCGGTCAAATCAGCGATCGGATGATTGAATTGATCGGCCAGGCCCTGATGGAGGGCGAGACGGTCAAGCTCACGGGATTTGGGTCGCTACAGATTCGCTCCCGTGCCGAACGCGTGGGCCGCAATCCGCGGACCGGCACGCAGCACCGGATCACACCGCGGCACACCGTCATGTTCACGCCCAGTGGACGCCTCCGCGAGGCACTCGATGCCCTGTTGAAGGACGAACCCGGCACCAAGAAAAAACCGACCAATGGGGACGCCCGCTGA